From a single Sulfitobacter sp. DSM 110093 genomic region:
- a CDS encoding helix-turn-helix domain-containing protein codes for MSYESEKLAATLKTARENKGLSQRALSARAGVPQSHISKIESGAVNLTVSSLTAIANALDLELALVPRKAAPAVRTLTRNVSDAPKATPETRKEIAQLAKQLEHIQSLKIDSPAFENLQRQFREMRQFGNLIRNPDTLRSIRKALKAVEGEGGIAALQDASKQMKSFRNTLAHGIANEDRVRLPRPAYRLDGENDE; via the coding sequence ATGAGCTATGAGAGCGAAAAACTGGCGGCGACACTGAAGACCGCACGCGAGAACAAGGGGCTTAGCCAGCGCGCACTAAGCGCGCGTGCAGGTGTGCCGCAGTCGCACATCTCCAAGATCGAGAGCGGCGCGGTCAACCTCACCGTCTCAAGCCTGACCGCCATTGCCAACGCCCTCGATCTGGAACTGGCGCTTGTGCCGCGCAAGGCGGCACCCGCCGTAAGGACGCTCACCCGTAACGTAAGCGACGCGCCGAAGGCCACGCCGGAAACGCGTAAAGAGATTGCCCAGCTCGCCAAGCAGCTTGAGCACATCCAGTCGCTCAAAATCGATAGTCCCGCCTTCGAAAACCTGCAGCGGCAGTTTCGAGAGATGCGACAATTCGGGAACCTGATCCGGAACCCCGACACATTGCGCAGCATCCGTAAAGCGCTCAAAGCCGTGGAGGGCGAGGGTGGCATTGCAGCGCTGCAAGACGCGTCAAAGCAGATGAAAAGTTTCCGGAACACGCTTGCTCACGGCATAGCTAACGAGGATCGCGTGCGCTTGCCGCGTCCTGCCTATCGCCTTGATGGAGAAAACGATGAGTAG
- a CDS encoding ABC transporter ATP-binding protein produces the protein MSQLNVRKLSKRFGGVQALSNVSFTVGKGDLVGLIGPNGAGKTTAFNVLTGVMAASSGSIEFEGKDITRLSPEVRANLGMTRTFQNIRLFDDMTVRQNVMAGAHARAGRSLMHSVFGLPGHRAAEQRIGEIADEMLERTGLTEFGSRNASELSYGDRRRVEIARALASAPTLLLLDEPAAGMTDTEKGRLSQLVRRLNDDGLTIILVEHNVRMVAALCKRLIVVNKGEMLALGKVDEVLRMPEVAAVYLGRRRKEIL, from the coding sequence ATGTCGCAACTGAATGTGCGAAAACTTTCCAAACGGTTCGGCGGCGTACAAGCGCTGTCAAACGTGAGTTTCACTGTAGGGAAAGGTGATCTGGTTGGGCTGATCGGCCCGAATGGCGCCGGCAAAACAACTGCCTTTAATGTTCTGACTGGCGTAATGGCTGCCAGTAGCGGAAGCATTGAATTTGAGGGCAAGGACATCACTCGTCTGAGCCCTGAAGTGCGCGCTAATCTGGGTATGACCCGCACCTTCCAGAATATCCGATTATTTGACGATATGACGGTGCGTCAGAATGTTATGGCGGGCGCGCATGCACGCGCAGGTCGCTCATTGATGCACAGCGTCTTTGGTTTGCCTGGGCATCGTGCAGCCGAACAGCGCATTGGCGAGATCGCCGATGAAATGTTGGAACGAACGGGGCTGACAGAGTTTGGAAGCCGTAACGCGTCCGAATTATCTTATGGGGATCGGCGTCGGGTCGAAATCGCTCGAGCATTGGCCAGCGCGCCGACCCTGTTGCTGCTGGATGAGCCAGCGGCGGGGATGACAGACACTGAAAAAGGACGCCTTTCGCAGCTGGTGCGTCGTTTGAATGACGATGGCCTCACGATTATTCTCGTGGAGCATAACGTGCGCATGGTTGCTGCATTGTGCAAAAGACTCATCGTCGTGAACAAGGGCGAGATGCTGGCCCTTGGCAAGGTGGACGAGGTTTTGCGTATGCCCGAGGTCGCAGCCGTTTATCTGGGTCGTCGCCGCAAGGAGATATTGTGA
- a CDS encoding isochorismatase family cysteine hydrolase translates to MKQVEPIRNWPLTPSKTAVLVVDVQLSEYTDEVLAEAPEMATAMRDRMLPALTRLVDGARASGCEIIYTVIEALTADGRDRSLDHKLSDILVPRGSPLAKTLPEARQQEDDILIPKTSSGVFNSTNLSYLLRNMGLDRVIVAGLLTDQCVDMAVRDGADLGFYMICAKDACVTKTKARHDKALAAFGGYCQTEEVEDILQQLRAAE, encoded by the coding sequence GTGAAACAGGTCGAACCAATACGCAACTGGCCGTTAACCCCATCGAAAACCGCCGTTCTTGTGGTTGATGTCCAGCTTAGTGAATATACAGACGAGGTCTTGGCCGAAGCACCCGAAATGGCCACAGCGATGCGCGACCGCATGCTGCCAGCATTAACCCGTTTGGTTGACGGCGCCCGCGCTTCAGGATGCGAAATCATTTATACCGTGATCGAAGCTCTAACAGCAGATGGGCGGGACCGTAGCCTCGATCACAAATTATCAGACATTCTGGTGCCCCGCGGCTCCCCCCTCGCCAAGACACTTCCAGAAGCGCGCCAACAAGAAGACGATATCTTGATCCCGAAGACCTCTTCCGGTGTGTTCAACTCAACCAATCTCTCCTATTTGCTGCGCAACATGGGATTGGATCGGGTCATCGTGGCAGGACTATTGACCGATCAGTGTGTCGACATGGCGGTGCGTGATGGCGCTGATCTCGGCTTTTACATGATCTGCGCCAAAGATGCCTGTGTAACGAAAACCAAAGCGCGTCACGACAAGGCACTCGCGGCCTTCGGCGGATATTGCCAGACGGAAGAGGTGGAAGATATCCTACAACAGTTACGAGCCGCCGAATAA
- a CDS encoding ABC transporter substrate-binding protein yields the protein MKTLKKFAAAAALTALGAAPGLAQDEPIKIGALYNATGGMSSLDGPSLKGAQLAAKKVNENGGVLGRQIELLAPDTRTDQQETAKAAQRVLSEGVVAGIGQSDTTFVMAAAPLFQEASIPFVTSGATHPELPQWVGNYMFMAPFGDDDQSYAIADYAVDEMDAKTAVVWTDQSMDFTKALSKFFKERFIERGGEIVAEDSFMIGDTDFSAQIARLKSTDPAPDIIFVSAIPTEAGLTVKQIREAGLELPIVSGDGFDTDLVADTPGPDLANDVWFSTHTYRGDDRPEVGQFIADYNDEYGMDPENAFAPLGYDALMLVVDAIERAGSAEPDAIRDELEKTRDFKAVTGTISYTRDTMVPPKPISIISVMGGEFNVESIWRP from the coding sequence ATGAAAACTTTAAAAAAATTTGCAGCAGCCGCGGCTTTGACCGCCTTAGGAGCCGCACCTGGCCTGGCACAGGACGAGCCAATCAAGATTGGAGCTCTTTATAATGCTACCGGAGGCATGTCGTCCTTGGATGGCCCTTCCCTAAAGGGCGCGCAACTGGCTGCTAAAAAAGTGAACGAGAACGGTGGCGTGCTTGGTCGGCAGATCGAGTTGCTTGCACCTGATACACGGACTGATCAACAGGAAACGGCGAAAGCTGCACAACGTGTCCTATCTGAAGGGGTCGTTGCTGGAATTGGGCAATCTGATACGACCTTTGTCATGGCCGCAGCGCCCTTGTTTCAAGAGGCTAGCATTCCCTTTGTGACATCCGGAGCAACGCACCCGGAGTTGCCGCAGTGGGTTGGAAACTACATGTTTATGGCGCCATTTGGAGATGATGACCAATCCTACGCCATCGCGGATTATGCGGTGGATGAGATGGACGCGAAGACTGCCGTCGTGTGGACGGACCAATCGATGGACTTCACGAAGGCCCTCAGCAAGTTTTTCAAGGAGCGTTTCATCGAGCGCGGCGGGGAAATTGTTGCTGAAGATAGCTTTATGATTGGCGACACTGACTTTTCAGCACAAATCGCGCGCCTCAAATCAACCGATCCGGCGCCCGACATTATTTTTGTCTCCGCAATCCCGACCGAAGCCGGTTTGACGGTCAAGCAAATCCGGGAAGCAGGGCTTGAGCTTCCGATCGTCTCTGGGGATGGCTTTGATACTGATCTGGTCGCGGATACCCCCGGTCCGGATCTGGCAAATGACGTTTGGTTTTCAACTCATACCTATCGTGGGGACGACCGTCCGGAAGTGGGCCAGTTCATTGCGGATTATAATGATGAGTACGGCATGGACCCCGAGAATGCTTTTGCGCCATTGGGCTATGATGCGTTGATGCTTGTTGTTGATGCAATCGAACGTGCCGGATCGGCGGAGCCCGATGCGATCCGCGATGAATTGGAAAAAACGCGCGACTTTAAAGCGGTGACCGGTACCATATCGTACACACGTGACACGATGGTGCCACCGAAGCCGATTTCGATCATCTCGGTTATGGGTGGTGAGTTCAACGTCGAGTCGATTTGGCGGCCTTGA
- a CDS encoding HipA domain-containing protein, translated as MSSVSVLNVNLYGEPIGTLTNLGGDRTIFAFTDEYIENPDRPTLSLAFKDEFGELYTDFRPYQKRVMPFFSNLLPEGHLRKYLAERVGVNPEREFYLLWALGHDLPGAITITPSDGEAWPPDATDGADDHGDDQRENALRFSLAGVQLKFSAVMEASGGLTIPASGVGGSWIVKLPSREFSGVPENEYSMMKLASLIGMNVPAIDLVSINAIKNLPEGIDRTGNHAFVIERFDRLSNGSSVHIEDFAQVYGLYPEDKYGNGTFRNIAQVIAAEGNDTDIIEYIRRLTFNMLIGNADMHMKNWSLIYPDRRYVSLAPAYDFVATVPYIPGDATNMKISRAKVFSAFSLDELTHLAVKASIPKKMAIDAAKETVQLFREHWDAEAPNLPMSDEVRSTVETHMKTVPILEELS; from the coding sequence ATGAGTAGTGTCTCCGTTCTCAACGTGAACCTGTATGGCGAGCCGATCGGCACGCTCACCAATCTCGGCGGCGATCGCACCATCTTTGCCTTCACTGACGAGTATATCGAAAACCCTGACAGGCCGACCCTCAGCCTCGCTTTCAAGGATGAATTCGGGGAGCTTTATACGGACTTTAGACCCTATCAGAAGCGCGTCATGCCCTTCTTCTCAAACCTTCTGCCCGAAGGTCATCTGCGCAAATACCTGGCCGAACGGGTGGGCGTGAATCCCGAACGTGAATTCTATTTACTCTGGGCACTTGGCCATGACCTGCCCGGCGCGATCACAATAACCCCTTCCGATGGTGAAGCCTGGCCGCCGGATGCCACCGACGGTGCCGATGATCATGGCGATGATCAACGCGAAAACGCGCTGCGCTTCTCGCTGGCAGGTGTTCAACTCAAGTTTTCCGCCGTGATGGAAGCAAGCGGCGGACTGACCATCCCCGCCTCTGGCGTGGGGGGCTCTTGGATCGTAAAGCTACCCTCCCGCGAATTCTCCGGCGTCCCTGAAAATGAATACTCGATGATGAAGCTGGCCAGCCTTATCGGGATGAACGTGCCTGCCATCGATCTGGTCAGCATCAATGCGATCAAGAACTTGCCCGAAGGCATCGATAGGACCGGCAACCATGCCTTTGTGATTGAGCGCTTTGATCGGCTATCCAACGGATCGAGCGTCCATATCGAGGATTTCGCACAGGTCTATGGGCTCTATCCTGAGGACAAGTACGGCAATGGCACATTCCGGAACATCGCTCAGGTGATCGCCGCCGAAGGTAATGACACCGACATCATCGAATATATCCGGCGTCTGACCTTTAATATGCTGATCGGCAATGCAGATATGCACATGAAGAACTGGTCGTTGATCTACCCGGACAGGCGGTATGTATCGCTGGCACCCGCTTATGATTTTGTGGCGACCGTGCCCTACATTCCGGGCGATGCAACCAACATGAAGATCAGCCGCGCCAAAGTGTTCTCGGCGTTCTCATTGGATGAGCTAACGCATCTCGCGGTGAAAGCTTCCATACCGAAAAAGATGGCGATCGATGCTGCTAAAGAGACCGTTCAGCTTTTTCGGGAGCATTGGGATGCAGAAGCGCCAAATTTGCCGATGAGTGATGAAGTCAGATCAACCGTAGAGACCCACATGAAGACAGTGCCAATCTTGGAAGAGCTTTCGTAG
- a CDS encoding ABC transporter ATP-binding protein, with amino-acid sequence MLRVEELHVNRGRTKVLQGINFAVEAGEIATLIGANGAGKTTTLMTLSGLLPISSGQARLQTSDGSYDVGATSPVDLVRAGIVHAPEGRQIFGRLSIEENLQLGAFLSNDKARVARAITDIYERFPILGERRAMPAGNLSGGEQMMLAIGRALVAEPKLLLLDEPSLGLAPQITEEIFDFLEELNREQGVTMLIVEQNAMLALELADRAFVLENGRIVLEGSGDELLNDPAVFEAYLGVG; translated from the coding sequence ATGCTGCGTGTCGAGGAGCTGCACGTTAACCGAGGCCGCACTAAGGTTTTGCAGGGGATCAATTTTGCTGTCGAAGCTGGCGAGATCGCGACGCTCATTGGGGCCAATGGAGCAGGCAAGACGACAACTTTGATGACGTTATCGGGGCTTTTGCCCATTTCTAGCGGTCAAGCAAGGCTTCAAACCTCAGACGGCAGTTATGACGTTGGAGCAACCAGTCCGGTCGACTTAGTGCGCGCAGGTATTGTTCACGCCCCCGAAGGGCGTCAAATTTTTGGGCGTCTGAGCATTGAAGAGAACCTGCAGCTCGGTGCTTTCTTATCGAACGATAAGGCGCGCGTGGCGCGAGCAATTACTGATATTTATGAACGGTTTCCTATTTTGGGGGAACGGCGTGCAATGCCGGCGGGCAACCTTTCTGGGGGCGAGCAAATGATGCTGGCCATTGGCCGTGCGCTTGTCGCCGAGCCCAAATTGCTTTTGCTGGATGAACCATCCTTGGGCCTGGCGCCTCAGATCACTGAAGAGATATTCGACTTTCTTGAGGAGTTGAACCGCGAGCAAGGCGTGACGATGCTGATTGTCGAGCAAAACGCAATGCTCGCACTTGAGCTGGCAGATCGGGCTTTTGTTCTGGAAAACGGGCGTATCGTACTCGAGGGCAGCGGCGATGAGCTGCTCAATGATCCAGCTGTTTTTGAAGCATATTTGGGGGTGGGCTGA
- a CDS encoding branched-chain amino acid ABC transporter permease — MSDYLIQQVVNGLSLGSLYALVAIGFSLIYGVIRLVNFAHGDLLMIGAFMTFGLVASDVVPWAAIPLLVLAGGFAAGGLIERIAFRSISGAPMITGFIVTLSASVAIQNLALIFLGSQPRNFNFPEVFRMRLPLGGADVALIDLVIPAVTLLCALGLTTFIRKTRVGIAIRAVAENPFAAQLMGISIGRLVFLVFGLGGALAALAGLFWSGKYGQINPLMGFLPGLKAFLATIIGGVGSLPGAIVGGYILGFSEIAFVGFLPPEYSGYRDAFVFGLLILILLVRPQGLFGEAEQERA; from the coding sequence ATGTCCGACTATCTGATCCAGCAGGTCGTGAACGGTCTGAGTCTAGGCAGTCTTTATGCACTTGTGGCGATCGGCTTCTCACTGATTTATGGTGTAATCCGTTTGGTCAACTTTGCCCATGGCGACCTACTCATGATCGGTGCCTTTATGACCTTCGGCTTAGTGGCAAGTGATGTCGTGCCATGGGCCGCAATCCCGCTTCTCGTCCTCGCGGGAGGCTTTGCAGCTGGCGGGCTTATCGAGAGAATAGCTTTCCGCTCCATCAGTGGCGCACCTATGATCACCGGGTTTATTGTCACGCTTTCTGCCTCTGTCGCGATCCAGAACCTGGCACTGATTTTTCTGGGCTCGCAACCGCGTAACTTCAACTTTCCTGAGGTATTTCGTATGCGCCTTCCGCTTGGAGGCGCAGATGTCGCATTGATTGATCTCGTTATTCCGGCGGTCACTCTGTTATGTGCGCTTGGACTTACAACATTTATCCGCAAGACCAGAGTGGGAATTGCGATCCGTGCGGTGGCGGAAAACCCCTTTGCCGCACAGCTTATGGGGATCTCAATCGGCCGTTTGGTCTTTCTTGTTTTTGGGCTCGGCGGAGCCTTGGCCGCCCTAGCAGGTCTTTTCTGGAGCGGAAAATATGGCCAGATCAATCCCTTGATGGGGTTCCTGCCGGGTTTGAAGGCCTTTTTGGCCACGATTATCGGGGGTGTCGGGTCCTTGCCTGGTGCAATCGTTGGCGGCTATATCCTCGGCTTTTCTGAAATTGCCTTTGTGGGGTTTCTGCCACCTGAGTATTCAGGGTATCGCGATGCCTTCGTTTTTGGGCTCCTCATCCTGATCCTTTTGGTCCGCCCTCAAGGGTTGTTTGGTGAAGCAGAGCAGGAACGGGCATGA
- a CDS encoding isochorismatase family cysteine hydrolase, which yields MTMLLEAEKTALLLIDVQDYVLDPINHPPRPSFYDRIAHVVWPSLSKLLPTARDSGVEVCYTVMENLTRDGRDRSLDYKLSGFNIPKGSQGGQVSSRFSPQSDDIVWKKSSACLFHSTNFDYVMRNMGISTILCTGFLTDQCVEQTMKVGAALGYRMICIEDACATDTKERHASALQRISLSGEVASSQTVRSAFVF from the coding sequence ATGACGATGCTTCTTGAAGCCGAAAAAACCGCGCTGCTGTTGATTGATGTGCAAGACTACGTTCTTGATCCGATCAATCACCCGCCGCGTCCGTCTTTTTATGACCGCATCGCCCATGTTGTGTGGCCAAGCTTGTCAAAGCTCTTGCCAACCGCGCGCGATAGCGGCGTTGAGGTGTGTTACACGGTCATGGAAAACCTTACTCGGGATGGTCGTGACCGCAGTCTTGATTACAAGCTTTCTGGTTTCAACATTCCTAAAGGTTCTCAAGGTGGGCAGGTTTCGTCCCGCTTTTCTCCTCAAAGTGACGATATCGTGTGGAAGAAGTCCTCGGCTTGCCTCTTTCATTCGACCAATTTTGACTACGTCATGCGTAATATGGGTATATCGACCATCCTATGTACGGGCTTTCTGACAGACCAATGTGTTGAGCAAACAATGAAAGTCGGGGCGGCTCTGGGGTATCGTATGATATGTATTGAAGACGCTTGTGCTACGGATACTAAAGAACGACATGCATCTGCCTTGCAGCGAATTTCACTCTCTGGTGAGGTCGCATCTAGCCAAACGGTCCGCTCAGCGTTTGTGTTTTAA
- a CDS encoding MurR/RpiR family transcriptional regulator — protein MNKKHAQPRTDQPELSPTGADSVAVSQRITDLFESLGRREQDVAREILRQYPLSALCTVSALAERSNVSTATVLRLVQRLDLNGYGGFQEAVKSDVARLLETPLQRLSAQTARPDQEGSLLSDLLNRTSQQLQNCHDPVMDADFETATALLADTKNRIYCAGGRHSRHIAALLTEYLGLLRPNVQLVEGPSEGWQRYLLEMNSRTVLCVTDIRRYQPSLLRFSNLAAKQGARVIAISDAWADRHDFGAEVLFRMPSASPSPIDSHCGQLLLAEALIGGLAKKIGPPLQERLALGETLSCVDTGAYNSQSEST, from the coding sequence ATGAACAAAAAACATGCGCAGCCCCGTACTGATCAGCCCGAGTTGAGCCCGACTGGCGCCGACTCTGTTGCCGTGTCTCAGCGCATCACTGACCTTTTTGAATCTCTTGGACGTCGAGAGCAGGACGTGGCGCGCGAGATCCTGCGCCAATACCCGCTTTCTGCTCTTTGCACCGTCTCAGCTTTAGCAGAGCGCTCCAATGTGAGTACCGCGACAGTCCTGAGGTTGGTACAACGGCTCGACCTGAATGGGTACGGAGGGTTTCAGGAAGCTGTAAAATCAGACGTAGCGCGGCTTCTGGAAACACCACTACAGCGACTGTCAGCCCAAACTGCTCGCCCAGATCAAGAGGGGAGCTTGCTGAGCGATCTGTTGAACAGAACTTCCCAGCAATTGCAGAATTGCCATGATCCAGTAATGGACGCGGATTTCGAAACCGCCACCGCTCTTCTCGCTGATACGAAAAACCGCATCTATTGCGCGGGCGGACGCCATTCACGGCACATTGCCGCGCTGCTAACAGAGTACCTGGGCTTGCTCCGCCCAAATGTTCAGCTAGTGGAGGGGCCATCCGAAGGATGGCAGCGCTACCTATTGGAAATGAACAGCCGTACGGTACTTTGCGTGACCGATATTCGCCGGTATCAGCCATCCCTGCTGAGATTCAGTAATCTTGCGGCCAAACAGGGGGCGCGAGTCATCGCCATCTCCGACGCATGGGCCGACAGGCATGATTTTGGTGCCGAAGTCCTGTTTCGCATGCCTTCCGCTTCACCTTCTCCAATAGATAGCCATTGTGGGCAACTTCTACTCGCCGAGGCCCTTATCGGAGGGCTTGCAAAAAAGATCGGGCCTCCGCTTCAAGAACGTTTGGCCTTGGGCGAAACGCTGAGTTGCGTAGATACCGGCGCATATAATTCCCAATCTGAAAGCACTTAG
- a CDS encoding branched-chain amino acid ABC transporter permease — protein sequence MRQLQITPWQAFFVLVVAMAILVLAVDASGNGYFQTFTALMLIQVMLAVSLTMTNGFTGMFSLGHPAFMTIGAYVAILFTYPVGRKGFAMPALPEAVAQIHLSLPVAALVGGLVAALMGWIIGRLVVHLQTHYLAVATLGLIIVVQTFALNLDGFTRGGRGITGIPREATLALIGFFTVLVIVLCWRIKHASIGRAMLAVRENEMAARCFGIKAIRIKVMAFVLGAGIAGFCGALLPHVVSVMSPKSFGLILAFNLIAIIVVGGQGSIIGAIFAAVLITFGSESLRQVEEATGVYGVTQVIVAVALIAFLLVRPKGLFGLKEPFVRTS from the coding sequence ATGAGACAGCTGCAAATCACACCTTGGCAGGCTTTCTTCGTGCTCGTTGTGGCTATGGCCATCCTGGTTCTGGCTGTTGATGCTTCTGGCAATGGCTACTTCCAGACGTTTACAGCCCTTATGCTCATTCAGGTGATGTTAGCGGTTAGCTTAACGATGACGAACGGCTTTACTGGTATGTTTAGTCTTGGTCACCCTGCTTTTATGACCATTGGGGCCTATGTCGCGATCCTGTTTACCTACCCAGTGGGCCGCAAAGGGTTTGCGATGCCCGCTTTGCCCGAAGCTGTCGCCCAGATCCATTTATCCCTCCCCGTAGCAGCTCTGGTTGGAGGCTTGGTTGCTGCGTTGATGGGGTGGATCATTGGACGTCTCGTTGTACATCTTCAAACCCATTATCTTGCGGTGGCCACGCTGGGCTTGATCATCGTTGTTCAGACCTTCGCTCTCAATCTGGATGGTTTCACCCGTGGTGGTCGCGGCATCACGGGCATTCCGCGGGAGGCGACGCTTGCATTGATCGGTTTTTTTACCGTTTTGGTGATCGTGCTGTGCTGGCGGATTAAACACGCTTCAATAGGGCGAGCGATGCTCGCTGTACGGGAAAACGAAATGGCTGCTCGTTGCTTTGGCATCAAAGCCATTCGGATAAAAGTAATGGCCTTTGTCTTAGGAGCAGGCATTGCTGGTTTCTGTGGGGCTCTTTTGCCGCATGTCGTTTCTGTCATGTCACCGAAGTCCTTCGGTCTGATATTGGCTTTCAATCTCATTGCGATCATCGTGGTCGGTGGGCAAGGGTCGATCATCGGGGCGATTTTTGCTGCCGTCTTGATCACCTTCGGCAGTGAATCTTTGCGTCAGGTAGAGGAAGCGACTGGGGTTTACGGCGTGACACAGGTGATCGTGGCCGTGGCGCTGATTGCTTTCCTATTGGTGCGGCCCAAGGGTCTCTTTGGTTTGAAAGAACCATTTGTGCGGACGTCATGA
- a CDS encoding N-formylglutamate amidohydrolase, translated as MPDYLTLLSADEPSPFGLENELGQSPFVIVCEHASARLPKSLGTLGLDDEHLTRHFMWDIGALDLAHIIAQRLDAPLATQRYSRMICDCNRHWEAESFIPTHGEGIPVPANADLTPAERARRRAEIWQPFQDGVANMLDAREARGQRTLFVTIHSFTPTFFGKQREVEYGVLFDRDTTLSPALLKALRAQHGEKALANEPYDMNRDSDYTVPVHGEDRGLDSVEIEVRNDLLSTREQIETRANELVFALREAAENLGVTTNPPKEGTTL; from the coding sequence ATGCCTGATTATCTAACACTCTTAAGTGCCGACGAGCCATCGCCCTTCGGACTTGAAAATGAGCTTGGCCAAAGTCCTTTTGTGATCGTGTGTGAGCACGCAAGCGCGCGCCTCCCAAAAAGCCTCGGCACACTGGGACTTGATGATGAACACTTAACCCGCCACTTCATGTGGGATATTGGGGCGTTGGACCTAGCGCACATTATCGCCCAGCGTCTTGACGCCCCTTTGGCAACCCAGCGGTATTCGCGCATGATCTGCGACTGCAACCGACATTGGGAAGCTGAGAGCTTCATCCCCACACACGGCGAGGGCATTCCTGTTCCAGCCAATGCCGATTTGACGCCTGCCGAGCGCGCGCGACGTCGGGCCGAAATCTGGCAACCCTTCCAGGATGGCGTAGCAAATATGCTGGATGCGAGGGAAGCACGAGGCCAAAGAACTCTTTTTGTGACCATTCATAGCTTCACCCCAACGTTCTTCGGAAAGCAACGGGAAGTGGAGTATGGAGTACTCTTTGACCGCGACACGACGTTATCTCCTGCTTTACTAAAAGCGCTACGTGCGCAGCATGGGGAAAAGGCATTAGCAAACGAGCCTTATGACATGAACCGAGACAGTGACTACACAGTCCCGGTTCATGGTGAAGATCGAGGCTTAGACAGCGTTGAAATTGAAGTGCGAAACGACCTTCTCTCCACTCGAGAACAGATTGAGACGCGAGCCAATGAACTGGTCTTTGCACTGCGCGAAGCTGCCGAAAACCTCGGTGTGACAACCAATCCTCCAAAAGAAGGGACTACGCTGTGA
- a CDS encoding SDR family NAD(P)-dependent oxidoreductase — MGQLDNRIAFVTGAGTGLGRGIALLYAREGADVAIFDRNARSSANVAKDIKKLGRRSVAIEVDVGEEVALNAAMAEAAHVLGPPDILVNNAGIITVAAMDGMTTETWDEMLRINLKSVFLCTRAVLPAMRARGYGRIINISSQLAHKGGYGMTHYAAAKAGVIGLTKALAHEVTKDGIAVNAICPGPLDTDMRLPPEWAARKQNDLMIGRQGRVEEITPTALLLATEQAAFYVGTTFNPNGGDVMI; from the coding sequence ATGGGACAACTAGACAATCGTATTGCCTTCGTTACCGGTGCAGGCACAGGTCTGGGACGCGGTATCGCGTTACTTTATGCCCGCGAAGGAGCCGATGTTGCAATCTTTGATCGCAATGCGCGAAGCAGTGCAAATGTCGCCAAAGATATCAAAAAACTTGGCCGGCGCAGTGTCGCCATTGAAGTCGATGTAGGGGAGGAGGTTGCCCTCAATGCCGCAATGGCTGAAGCGGCTCACGTGCTTGGTCCTCCGGATATCCTGGTCAATAACGCCGGGATCATCACGGTCGCAGCAATGGATGGAATGACCACCGAAACATGGGATGAAATGCTCCGGATCAACTTAAAGAGCGTATTCCTTTGCACCCGTGCTGTGCTGCCTGCGATGCGGGCGCGCGGCTATGGCCGGATCATCAACATCAGCTCGCAGCTGGCTCACAAGGGCGGCTATGGAATGACCCATTATGCGGCAGCCAAGGCCGGGGTAATTGGCCTTACAAAAGCACTGGCCCATGAGGTGACAAAGGATGGTATCGCGGTTAATGCAATTTGTCCTGGGCCACTGGATACTGACATGAGGCTGCCTCCCGAATGGGCCGCAAGAAAACAAAATGACCTCATGATCGGACGGCAAGGTCGCGTCGAAGAGATTACCCCGACAGCATTGTTATTGGCCACTGAGCAAGCTGCTTTTTACGTAGGTACAACCTTCAATCCCAATGGGGGTGATGTAATGATCTAG